One Aegilops tauschii subsp. strangulata cultivar AL8/78 chromosome 7, Aet v6.0, whole genome shotgun sequence genomic window carries:
- the LOC109787494 gene encoding uncharacterized protein — protein MDEWVRQAEAWAGQAERWTRQQPPEQIYVAVAVIAVTILVLLAASCLKSSKSNTIVLSGLSGSGKTILFYQLRDGSSHQGTVTSMDPNNDTFVLHSELERKGKVKPVHVVDVPGHARLKPKLDEFLPRAAGVVFVVDAQDFLSSMQAAAEYLYDILTKATVVKKRIPVLIFCNKTDKVTAHSKEFIKKQLEKEVNKLRESRNAISSADITDEVELGVPGEAFNFSQCQNKVTVAEGAGLTGNVSAVEQFIREHVRA, from the exons ATGGATGAGTGGGTTCGCCAGGCCGAGGCGTGGGCGGGCCAGGCCGAGCGCTGGACCCGCCAGCAGCCCCCGGAGCAGATTTACGTCGCCGTCGCCGTGATTGCCGTCACAATTCTGGTGCTCCTCGCAG CTTCTTGTCTGAAATCATCGAAATCAAATACCATTGTGCTATCCGGGCTAAGTGGAAGTGGTAAAACTATTCTTTTCTACCAG CTTCGTGATGGGTCATCTCATCAAGGAACTGTGACATCGATGGATCCTAACAATGATACGTTTGTGCTACATTCAGAGCTTGAAAGG AAAGGCAAAGTTAAACCTGTCCATGTTGTTGATGTTCCTGGTCATGCAAGGCTGAAACCCAAGCTGGATGAATTCCTGCCTCGGGCAGCTGGAGTTGTTTTTGTTGTTGATGCTCAGGATTTCTTGTCTAGCATGCAAGCTGCTGCAGA GTACTTATATGACATTTTGACGAAGGCTACTGTGGTAAAGAAAAGGATTCCTGTTCTTATATTCTGCAATAAAACAGACAAAGTTACCGCTCACTCGAAGGAGTTCATCAAGAAGCAGCTGGAAAAAGAAGT GAACAAGCTTCGGGAATCGAGGAATGCCATATCATCTGCTGACATCACTGATGAAGTTGAGCTTGGTGTCCCTGGAGAGGCATTCAACTTCAGTCAATGCCAGAACAAGGTGACAGTTGCTGAAGGCGCTGGTCTCACCGGTAATGTTTCAGCAGTCGAGCAATTCATCCGCGAGCACGTCAGGGCTTAG